The window ATATTCTTGCAGAGCTTAATGGCAAAGCCAAAACACCGTTTAAGTACAAAGATCATGGCTCGCTAGTGAATTTATCGCGCTTTAGTGCGGTAGGCAGTTTAATGGGTAATTTAACCAATAACAGTATGTTTATTGAGGGCAAATTAGCACGCTTAATGTACGTGTCTTTGTATCGCATGCATCAAAATGCCATTCACGGACCTTTAAAAACTATGGCGCTTTGGCTGTGTGAAAAGCTAATGCGTAGCGTCAGGCCAAAAATGAAACTACATTAGAACAACAGCGCCGAGTCTATTAGATTTTTAGCTTGGTGATTAACAGCATGTTAATCACCTGCTACACTGCAACACAAATAATGTTATTCAAGGTAGTAGAATGAATCCAATTATTGCACTGTTAAAAGAAAACAACATTAGCGATGAGCGTATTAATGAAATTTTTCAGGTGCTTACTGAAAACCCAATGGCTGCAATGCTAACCATTAGTCAACTAGGCTTACCGCAAGATAAACTGCAACTAGTGATGGGGCAGGTGATGCAAAAC of the Pseudoalteromonas spongiae UST010723-006 genome contains:
- a CDS encoding DUF2999 family protein — encoded protein: MNPIIALLKENNISDERINEIFQVLTENPMAAMLTISQLGLPQDKLQLVMGQVMQNPALIKEAVAELGLDFSKVEAAKAQLNK